From the Erythrolamprus reginae isolate rEryReg1 chromosome Z, rEryReg1.hap1, whole genome shotgun sequence genome, one window contains:
- the CCR10 gene encoding LOW QUALITY PROTEIN: C-C chemokine receptor type 10 (The sequence of the model RefSeq protein was modified relative to this genomic sequence to represent the inferred CDS: deleted 1 base in 1 codon) has protein sequence MRNNSLMMDEQLQFQEQVPWTGEPPVSTDWYEWDFETSDLPEVCEKTAIRMVARIYLPAMVILFCILGFLGNGILLLVRARYHRAQFLGDILLLHLAISDLLLLLTLPVGVAGMMGTWYLGMTACQVLQGFHALTFYSGFLFLMSLTLDRYIAIVWVPVAHRMRPTASFWGKLCSGLMWLFSGALAVPNVMYAHVEDYKGFQLCRVTVVRTSVCIVQVAFGFVLPFAIMVICYAAITRTIWSSPYAKSHKALWLILALVLLFLGLQLPYALLTLLDAADLIGQQASSCTVSLQRDLALLITSGLVFARCCLNPVLHTFLGVRFRKDLQRLSREFGCLGHQACCNDRPRSGSHHASFTTHLEGLSRTP, from the exons GAACAGGTTCCTTGGACTGGTGAGCCTCCAGTCAGCACAGATTGGTATGAATGGGACTTTGAGACATCAGACCTGCCAGAGGTGTGTGAAAAGACAGCTATCCGCATGGTGGCACGTATCTATCTTCCAGCCATGGTCATCCTGTTCTGTATTCTGGGCTTCCTTGGCAATGGGATTCTGCTGTTAGTTCGTGCCCGTTACCATCGAGCCCAGTTCCTTGGTGACATCCTCCTCTTACATCTGGCTATCTCGGACTTGCTGCTACTCTTGACTCTACCAGTGGGTGTGGCTGGCATGATG GGCACTTGGTACTTGGGCATGACTGCGTGCCAGGTTCTGCAAGGCTTTCATGCCTTGACGTTTTACAGTGGCTTCCTTTTCCTCATGAGTCTTACCCTAGACCGCTACATAGCCATAGTCTGGGTACCCGTTGCCCACCGCATGCGCCCCACTGCCAGTTTCTGGGGCAAGCTTTGTTCAGGGTTGATGTGGCTATTCTCAGGAGCTCTAGCAGTGCCCAATGTCATGTACGCTCACGTGGAGGACTACAAAGGCTTTCAGCTCTGCAGAGTGACTGTTGTCAGAACCAGTGTTTGCATAGTGCAAGTGGCCTTTGGTTTTGTGCTCCCGTTCGCTATCATGGTAATCTGCTATGCAGCCATCACACGTACTATTTGGTCCTCCCCTTATGCCAAGTCACACAAGGCCCTGTGGCTTATTTTGGCCCTGGTCTTGCTGTTTTTGGGTTTGCAACTTCCTTATGCCTTACTCACCTTATTAGATGCAGCCGATTTGATAGGCCAGCAGGCATCAAGCTGCACGGTAAGCCTCCAGCGTGATCTTGCCCTTCTAATTACCAGTGGCTTGGTTTTTGCTCGCTGTTGCCTGAATCCTGTGCTTCATACTTTCCTGGGGGTCCGGTTCCGCAAGGACCTGCAAAGGTTAAGTAGAGAGTTTGGCTGCCTGGGGCATCAGGCATGCTGTAATGATAGACCCAGGAGTGGCAGCCATCACGCTTCATTTACTACCCATCTGGAAGGACTATCAAGAACCCCATGA